A stretch of the Vigna radiata var. radiata cultivar VC1973A chromosome 7, Vradiata_ver6, whole genome shotgun sequence genome encodes the following:
- the LOC106766130 gene encoding uncharacterized protein LOC106766130 produces MDGGDVWSVAACADANAASHVNRIMLRFRPIAPKPVAGGSSAAVCGGGGEVSHSSHVSVLGKRPKRKYVRIRRNSGYVRKNSSSNVNGNKGNDIDKSSDVAVVTLQLMPEKEAPGGNSAAGDSWCKNVDLDLTVEKIQIVENRNPKAPCATAEEGKGRKGSDLVAAGKVAESWVTVESVISTCMGDGGGGLGCTDAEKVRTLGSDTCPGFVCDESLRVRWVNEAYKRMVASEDIVVWLKVKDSARTAWWCYSHPAFTCGVRLQYTWRNEKCTKMVPCDVWRLDCGGFAWRLDVKAALSLGL; encoded by the coding sequence ATGGACGGTGGAGATGTCTGGAGCGTGGCCGCCTGCGCAGACGCCAACGCGGCTTCTCATGTCAACAGAATAATGCTCCGCTTCCGGCCGATCGCGCCCAAACCAGTCGCCGGAGGTTCCTCCGCCGCAGTATGCGGCGGCGGAGGAGAGGTAAGTCATAGTAGCCACGTGTCAGTCCTCGGGAAGAGACCGAAAAGAAAGTACGTTAGGATTCGGAGGAACAGTGGATACGTGAGAAAGAATAGTAGTAGTAACGTTAACGGTAACAAGGGTAACGACATCGATAAGTCGTCGGACGTGGCGGTTGTGACGTTGCAGTTGATGCCGGAGAAGGAAGCGCCGGGAGGAAACTCGGCGGCCGGAGATTCGTGGTGTAAGAACGTCGATCTTGACCTAACGGTGGAGAAGATTCAGATCGTGGAGAATCGGAATCCGAAGGCGCCGTGTGCGACGGCGGAGGAAGGGAAGGGACGCAAGGGTTCAGATCTTGTTGCGGCGGGGAAGGTGGCGGAGTCTTGGGTGACGGTGGAGAGCGTGATAAGCACGTGCATGGGAGATGGAGGAGGAGGGTTAGGTTGTACGGACGCGGAGAAGGTGAGGACGCTAGGGAGCGACACGTGTCCAGGGTTTGTCTGTGACGAAAGCTTGAGAGTGCGGTGGGTGAATGAGGCGTACAAGAGGATGGTGGCGAGCGAGGATATCGTGGTGTGGTTGAAGGTGAAGGATAGCGCTAGAACTGCCTGGTGGTGCTACTCTCACCCGGCGTTCACCTGCGGGGTGAGGTTGCAGTACACGTGGCGGAACGAGAAGTGCACGAAGATGGTGCCGTGTGATGTTTGGAGATTGGACTGTGGCGGGTTTGCATGGAGGCTAGACGTGAAAGCTGCGCTGAGTTTGGGTctctga